The genomic region GCCTGGCTCCAGAGGCCGAGCTCGTCTCCTCGCTCCAGGACTAGTTTCACAAAGGTTCTCCCAACATTACCAAAGCCTGCTACACCTATTCGGAGCAAGCGGGCCAATGCATTGCCCACCTCACTGAACTTATCGAGTTAACAGACTCGTCACTATTCTGACTGCCTCACCCGGATTCCTAGCTATAAGTCTTGTAGCTCCAGCAGCCATCATCGAATCCGGGTCTTTGAGGCCGTGGCCGGTGAGCACTATTACTGCCTTCTCGCCCTTCTCGATAATCCTGTCTTTTCTCAGCTTTAGTAAACCAGCCAAGCTAGCAGCGCTAGCTGGCTCAACTGCCAAGCCTTCGTGCCTCGCTAAGAGCCTCTGGGCGGAGAGTATCTCGTCGTCATCCACATCGATGAATAGGCCCTTGCTCTCCCTCACAGCCCTCATCGCTTTCGGCCAGTTAATAGGCCTACCAATCCTTATAGCCGTGGCAACGGTCTCCGGGTGGTCGAAGAACACGGGCTCAGAAAGGCCTCTTCTCCAAGCAGATGCGAGCGGCGAGGCGCCCCTAGCCTGTACCCCCACCATTCGAGGCAGCTTGTTGATTAACCCGTAGCGCTTCAGCTCTAGGAAGCCCTTCCATATAGCAGATATGTTGCCAGCATTACCTACTGGGACCACGACCCAGTCGGGTACACCGCCAAGCTGCTCAACGATCTCAAAAGCAATGGTTTTCTGGCCTTCGAGCCTCCACGGGTTAAAGCTGTTAAGAGGATAGAGCCTCGGATCTTGCCTAACAGCTTCCAGAACCGCCTCTAGGGCCTGGTCAAAGCTGCCCTCGATCTCAACTATTACTGCACCGTATAGGATGCTCTGAGCCAGCTTGCCGAGAGCAATCTTACCCCTAGGAACAACTATGATAGCCCTCATAGAGGCCTTTGCGGCATACGCTGCCGCACTCGAAGCAGTATTACCAGTACTAGCGACTATGACTGCATGAGCCCCACTGGCCTTAGCCACCGTAACAGCAACCGTCATGCCGCGGTCCTTGAAGCTCCCAGTGGGATTAACTCCCTCGTTTTTAGCATAGACGTTTACACCGTGCAAGTCACCAATGTTTGTTATCCTCGTTAACGGTGTCCATCCCTCGCCAAGGCTTACTGGCTCAACTCCGCGAGGCAGTGGCAGTAGCTCAAGATATCTCCACACGCCGGGGCTTCGGAGAGCCCACTTACTCCACGATGGATACTCGTATGGCTCTACCTCGACTTCGAGCAAGCCTTGACACATAGGGCAGAGAAGGAGGCGCGGGTGGGGATCATAGGTTCTGCCGCACTGTATACAGCGCAGCTTTACATCCGCATAGCTAAACGCGATACTATAGGGGGGTTTGCTTACTTGTTTCTCGTATCCAAGCACTTCACCGAAAAGGGCGTAGGGCTCTTGCTAAGGTATTAAAGTGTTCCCCTACTTAGCCCTCCGTTTTCAGCACCCTCTCAAGCTCGCTCCATAAAGCCTCCACATCATCAACTCCAACGCTCAACCGTATGAGCCCCGGCGTTATCCCTAGGCTTTCCTTCTCCTCAGAGCTGAGTCCGCGATGGCTGCTCTCGTAAGGGTAAGAGGCTATGGAGTCGACGGCTCCAAGGCTAGGCGCAGGAACTATGAGCCTTATCTTCCTCAGTAAGCTCAGCGCCTTCTCTCTGCTACCAGTGTCGAATGCCAATACGCCACCAAAGATGCTGCCGAAGAGCCTTTTAGCGTTCTCGTGGTCAGGGTGGCTCTCTAGGCCGGGATAGTATACTCTTTCTACGAGGCCACTCTCCTCAAGCCGGCGGGCAATCTCTAGGGCTGTCTCCGAGGATCGACGGACGCGTAGCTCGAGTGTTCGTAGCCCTCTTAGGACAAGGTAGGCATCAAGGGGCTGGATTATGCTGCCTAGGAGCTTGCGCCACTCCCAGAGCTCTCTGTAGAGCTTCTCGTCGCTTAACCCAATAAATCCTCCTAGGACATCGTTGTGCCCTGCTATGTATTTCGTAAGGCTCTCAACAACTATATCAGCGCCTCGTTCCAGTGGACGATAGATCACAGGCGAAGCAAACGTATTGTCAACTATGAGGATGCAATCCCTGCCACTACAAGTCTTAGCGAGCTCACTTAGCGGGGGAACACGCAGAGTAGGGTTAGCAATGGTTTCAACTAGTATTGCATCAACCTTGTCCGCTAAGGATAGGAGTTCATCCCAGGGAGGCCCGGCAAGGAAGAGAGCATTGCCTAGGAGACGCTCTGCTAGCTGGCGTGTAGACCCATAAACCAGGCGAGCCATGGCAACCTTTTTGCCGTGGCGACGAAGCTCGTGGAGAATGGCCGAAAGCGATGCCATACCCGTGTTGAATACAAGGCCATAGCCGGCCCCCTCCATGCACGACAGCGTCTCTTCGAGCAATTTGGCTGTCGGATTGTTTTCACGCCCATACTTTATCTCCTCTACAGGGTCCCACCTCTCGCCGCGATAGGCATAAATCACCGAGATATGAATGGGCGGTACAACATCATCCCAATGCCGGGGAATACACTCTTCAAACAATACTATGCACCACCTTCGCCAATTTCCTCAACTAGCTCAAGAGCACCGGGAGCAAGTGATGCAACTACAGCTTCAGCTTTACCACACCCCAAGTACG from Pyrofollis japonicus harbors:
- the thrC gene encoding threonine synthase, producing the protein MRCIQCGRTYDPHPRLLLCPMCQGLLEVEVEPYEYPSWSKWALRSPGVWRYLELLPLPRGVEPVSLGEGWTPLTRITNIGDLHGVNVYAKNEGVNPTGSFKDRGMTVAVTVAKASGAHAVIVASTGNTASSAAAYAAKASMRAIIVVPRGKIALGKLAQSILYGAVIVEIEGSFDQALEAVLEAVRQDPRLYPLNSFNPWRLEGQKTIAFEIVEQLGGVPDWVVVPVGNAGNISAIWKGFLELKRYGLINKLPRMVGVQARGASPLASAWRRGLSEPVFFDHPETVATAIRIGRPINWPKAMRAVRESKGLFIDVDDDEILSAQRLLARHEGLAVEPASAASLAGLLKLRKDRIIEKGEKAVIVLTGHGLKDPDSMMAAGATRLIARNPGEAVRIVTSLLTR
- a CDS encoding aminotransferase class I/II-fold pyridoxal phosphate-dependent enzyme; translated protein: MFEECIPRHWDDVVPPIHISVIYAYRGERWDPVEEIKYGRENNPTAKLLEETLSCMEGAGYGLVFNTGMASLSAILHELRRHGKKVAMARLVYGSTRQLAERLLGNALFLAGPPWDELLSLADKVDAILVETIANPTLRVPPLSELAKTCSGRDCILIVDNTFASPVIYRPLERGADIVVESLTKYIAGHNDVLGGFIGLSDEKLYRELWEWRKLLGSIIQPLDAYLVLRGLRTLELRVRRSSETALEIARRLEESGLVERVYYPGLESHPDHENAKRLFGSIFGGVLAFDTGSREKALSLLRKIRLIVPAPSLGAVDSIASYPYESSHRGLSSEEKESLGITPGLIRLSVGVDDVEALWSELERVLKTEG